The sequence below is a genomic window from Streptomyces sp. NBC_00582.
TCGGCGGCGCCGGGATCGGCGGCCCCCGCCGGATCGCCCTCATCGGCCGCCCGAACGTCGGCAAGTCCTCGCTGCTGAACAAGGTGGCGAACGAGGAGCGCGTCGTCGTCAACGAACTGGCCGGCACCACCCGTGACCCGGTCGACGAGCTCATCGAACTCGGCGGCGTGACCTGGAAGTTCGTCGACACCGCCGGTATCCGCAAGCGGGTCCACCTCCAGCAGGGAGCCGACTACTACGCCTCGCTGCGCACCGCGGCCGCGGTCGAGAAGGCCGAGGTGGCGGTCATCCTGATCGACGCCTCCGAGTCCATCTCGGTCCAGGACCAGCGGATCGTGACGATGGCCGTCGAGGCCGGCCGCGCGATGGTCATCGCCTACAACAAGTGGGACACCCTCGACGAGGAGCGCCGCTACTACCTGGAGCGGGAGATCGAGACCGAGTTCGGCCAGGTGGCGTGGGCGCCCCGGGTCAATGTCTCGGCCCGCACCGGCCGCCACATGGAGAAGCTGGTCCCGGCCATCGAGACCGCGCTGGCCGGCTGGGAGACCCGCGTCCCCACGGGCCGTCTCAACGCCTTCCTCGGTGAGCTGGTCGCCGCCCACCCGCACCCGATCCGGGGCGGCAAGCAGCCCCGCATCCTCTTCGGCACCCAGGCGGGCACCAAGCCGCCGCGGTTCGTCCTCTTCGCCTCCGGCTTCATCGAGGCGGGCTACCGCCGCTTCATCGAGCGCCGGCTGCGCGAGGAGTTCGGTTTCGAGGGCACCCCGATCCACATCTCGGTGCGGGTGCGCGAGAAGCGCGGCAAGAAGAAGTAGACATGAGCGAGGGGGGTCCGTGACCGCGTCACGGACCCCCCTCGCCTCGTTCAGAAACTCCTTCGGGATCCCGGCGGCAGCGCCGCCGGCACCGGAACCATCGCCGTCTGCTGCCGCTCCGTCTGCTGCTGGCCGATCTGCCCGACCCGCTGCCACTGCGACTGCTGCCGGGCACTCTGCACGCCCGCGCTGTAGGCGCTGTAGGAGTGACTGAACGAGCCGGGCCGGTACGCCGTCGGCGCCTCCGCGCTGTGCGGCATGTTCCCGAAGGCGGTGAACCCCAGATCGTCCTCACCGCTGCGGTCACCCGGCAGCGAGCGGAACGTCTTGACGTACTCGGCGTAGAGCGCGTCGTAGATCGGCGTGGCCGACGGGCCGCCCTGGGAGTCATGGGCCGGTCGCGCGGAGGGGACCGACGGATAGACGGGGCGACGGGGAACCTCGTAGCTGTGCACGTAAGTCCAAACGACCCGTGCCTCAAAGAGATGCGGTAACCGTCGGGGGCGCGGGGCCGTACTCGTACGCGGCTCCGCCGCGTGGGCGCGACAAGCCACGACGCACCCGCGGCCGCCGCATCACCCGCACCCCCCTCTCGGTGGGCGCTCAGGTACCAGCCAGCGGCATCGCCGCCCCCACCAGCTTCCCGTTCGCCGCCGCCTTGTCCAGCGCGTCCCGCATCAGGTCCTCCCGCGGCTGCCGCCCGATCGACCCCACCGGCGCCGCGAACATCAGCACCTGCTGGTGCTTGTTGGCG
It includes:
- the der gene encoding ribosome biogenesis GTPase Der, which codes for MNDHIQPGGSDGFEHDHGALGDAEYAEFMELAAEEGFDLEDVEGAIEEAGHGPLPVLAVVGRPNVGKSTLVNRIIGRREAVVEDKPGVTRDRVTYEAEWAGRRFKVVDTGGWEQDVLGIDASVAAQAEYAIEAADAVVFVVDAKVGATDTDEAVVRLLRKAGKPVVLCANKVDGPSGEADAAYLWSLGLGEPHPVSALHGRGTGDMLDAVLEVLPDAPEQTFGGAGIGGPRRIALIGRPNVGKSSLLNKVANEERVVVNELAGTTRDPVDELIELGGVTWKFVDTAGIRKRVHLQQGADYYASLRTAAAVEKAEVAVILIDASESISVQDQRIVTMAVEAGRAMVIAYNKWDTLDEERRYYLEREIETEFGQVAWAPRVNVSARTGRHMEKLVPAIETALAGWETRVPTGRLNAFLGELVAAHPHPIRGGKQPRILFGTQAGTKPPRFVLFASGFIEAGYRRFIERRLREEFGFEGTPIHISVRVREKRGKKK